One region of Corvus moneduloides isolate bCorMon1 chromosome 1, bCorMon1.pri, whole genome shotgun sequence genomic DNA includes:
- the TRIP13 gene encoding pachytene checkpoint protein 2 homolog isoform X2, giving the protein MDDAAGDLKRALPNVCDSVQIHVEIHQKSSSAAKKEDIRMSVLKLLNRHNIVFGDYKWTEFDDPFLNNNVQSVSIVDTELKLKDRQPIDLSKSSLSLHIFHLNEGGPTSENLEEENEDITAAHHWVLPAAEFHGLWESLIYDTEVKSNLLDYVTTTLLFSDKNVDSNLISWNRVVLLHGPPGTGKTSLCKALAQKLTIRLSYRYRYGQLIEINSHSLFSKWFSESGKLVTKMFQKIQELVDDRDALVFVLIDEVESLTAARSAFKAGTEPSDAIRVVNAVLTQIDQIKRYPNVVILTTSNITEKIDMAFVDRADIKQYIGPPSTAAIFRIYLSCLEELMKCQIIYPRQQLLTLRELEMIGFIENNVSKLSLVLKEISSPPVLQ; this is encoded by the exons tgCGGCCAAGAAAGAGGATATTAGGATGAGTGTCTTAAAGCTGTTGAACAGACACAACATTGTGTTTGGTGATTACAAGTGGACAGAGTTCGACGACCCTTTCCTTAACAACAACGTGCAGTCTGTGTCGATTGTGGATACGGAGCTGAAACTGAAGGACAGACAG CCTATTGACCTGAGCAAAAGCAGTCTTtctcttcatatttttcatctgaatGAAGGAGGACCAACCTCTGAAAACCTGGAAGAAGAGAATGAGGATATCACTGCAGCTCACCACTGGGTGCTACCAGCAG CTGAATTCCACGGCCTTTGGGAAAGTCTTATCTATGACACTGAAGTAAAATCAAAC TTACTCGATTATGTGACGACAACATTATTATTTTCCGACAAAAATGTTGACAGTAACCTGATATCGTGGAACAGAGTTGTTTTGCTGCACG GCCCTCCTGGAACTGGGAAAACTTCTCTCTGTAAAGCATTGGCTCAGAAACTGACAATTCGACTGTCATACAG GTATAGATATGGACAGTTAATTGAGATAAACAGCCATAGCCTTTTCTCTAAATGGTTTTCTGAG AGTGGCAAGCTTGTAACCAAGATGTTCCAGAAGATCCAAGAGTTAGTTGATGACAGAGATGCTCTTGTATTTGTACTGATTGATGAG GTGGAAAGCCTCACAGCAGCCCGCAGTGCCTTCAAGGCAGGCACAGAGCCTTCAGATGCTATTCGTGTGGTGAATGCTGTACTGACACAAATAGACCAGATTAAAAG GTATCCCAATGTAGTTATCCTGACTACTTCAAATATTACAGAGAAAATTGACATGGCCTTTGTAGACAGGGCTGACATAAAACAATACATTGGACCTCCATCGACTGCAGCAATATTTAGAATATATCTTTCTTGCCTAGAAGAACTGATGAAG TGTCAAATAATATATCCTCGACAGCAGCTTCTGACACTCAGAGAGCTCGAGATGATTGGCTTCATAGAAAATAATGTGTCAAAGTTAAGCCTTGtactaaaagaaatctcaag